In Nocardia asteroides, the following proteins share a genomic window:
- a CDS encoding excalibur calcium-binding domain-containing protein produces the protein MNVRRLTVSLAAAGLSLLAVPAAHANVPTGSAGTGSSSFDSLLGATGSANLVQSGSAGGAFRSCDDAYAQGRAPLFRGEAGYSPHLDPDGDGLACPTQ, from the coding sequence ATGAACGTTCGCCGGCTCACCGTCAGCCTCGCCGCCGCAGGCCTGTCCCTGCTGGCCGTCCCCGCCGCCCATGCCAACGTGCCCACCGGCTCCGCGGGCACCGGCTCCTCCAGCTTCGACTCGCTCCTCGGCGCGACCGGCTCGGCCAACCTGGTCCAGTCCGGCTCGGCCGGCGGCGCCTTCCGCAGCTGCGACGACGCCTACGCGCAGGGCCGCGCCCCCCTGTTCCGTGGCGAAGCCGGCTACTCCCCGCACCTGGACCCCGACGGCGACGGCCTGGCCTGCCCCACGCAGTAG